One window from the genome of Salvia miltiorrhiza cultivar Shanhuang (shh) chromosome 7, IMPLAD_Smil_shh, whole genome shotgun sequence encodes:
- the LOC130994157 gene encoding ADP-ribosylation factor GTPase-activating protein AGD12-like: protein MADGRRFKLFGNIMSQRVLLALSFCPSEFSTISLSASNCLSLACASCSALRLASLFCRTSRSISSWNKRSSLPALLLSFLSHPLQLKISSCSITDFYSLCDLCRSKYEQQAFLKPSLRIQSGSAKQSLQASLSRKIVNSLRSSNSSENSEYIGTMKVKVLKGSNLAVRDMLSSDPYIVLTLGQQKVQTSVVNSYLNPVWNEELTLSIPHDYSQVKLQVYDHDTFSADDIMGEADIDIQPMITSALAYGDARKFADMQIGKWLKSYDNALIEDSPVNIVAGKVRQDLWLRLQNVESGEVELELEWVLL, encoded by the exons ATGGCTGATGGCCGGAGGTTCAAGTTGTTTGGAAACATCATGTCTCAGAGAGTCTTGTTGGCGTTGTCATTCTGCCCTTCCGAATTTtctaccatctctctctccgCTTCTAACTGTCTCTCTCTTGCCTGTGCCTCTTGTTCTGCCCTGCGTCTAGCATCGTTGTTCTGTCGAACAAGTCGCTCGATCTCCTCGTGGAACAAAAGATCTTCGTTACCTGCACTCCTG CTAAGTTTCCTATCCCATCCACTGCAGCTAAAAATCAGCAGCTGCAGTATTACTGATTTCTATTCTTTATGTGATCTTTGTAGGTCTAAATACGAGCAGCAAGCATTTTTGAAGCCTAGCCTGCGTATTCAATCAGGTTCTGCAAAACAGTCTTTACAAGCAAGTTTATCCCGAAAGATTGTTAACAGCCTACGAAGTTCGAATTCATCAGAAAACTCA GAATATATAGGAACAATGAAGGTTAAAGTACTTAAAGGCTCCAACTTAGCTGTTCGGGATATGCTATCAAGCGATCCATATATTGTGTTGACTCTCGGGCAGCAG AAAGTGCAAACGAGCGTGGTGAATAGCTATTTGAATCCGGTATGGAATGAGGAGCTTACGCTTTCTATTCCACACGATTACAGCCAAGTAAAACTG CAAGTTTATGATCACGATACGTTCTCTGCTGATGACATAATGGGAGAGGCGGACATAGACATTCAGCCGATGATAACCTCAGCATTGGCATATGGAGACGCTAGAAAGTTTGCGGACATGCAGATCGGGAAGTGGCTGAAATCATACGACAACGCACTCATAGAGGATAGCCCTGTCAACATTGTTGCTGGGAAGGTGAGGCAGGATCTGTGGCTCAGGCTCCAAAATGTAGAATCTGGTGAAGTAGAACTTGAACTAGAGTGGGTTCTTCTTTGA